The Chitinophaga parva genomic sequence CGTATGCTGCGTGGGAAATGCCCTGCTCCAATGAAAGCTCCAGGCGCCCAAATACCCCGTTAGATGCACGCTGCAGGCGTATGTTGCCGTAAGTTTCTGCTACCGCATGCTCATCCTGTTCCGCAAACCATGCGTCTACCAGCGTACCGTTGATGACGGTTTGCTTCAAAAGGGTGGCATTATCCTGCTGTGCAATTTGGGTTGCATTTGTTACAAAGCGCATGGTTCATCGGTTTAAGGTCCAATAGATTTCCGTATAATCGTTAACGTTAGTCCGCAGGGTATTTTCAATATCCTGTTCCGCAGGGCCAAATAAAACAGGCCATTCCGTAGCATAATAACGGATGGCGTTTATCTTTTGCTGGAGGTAGGTCGTGGCTACGCATACCCGGCGGCGGTTAAAGGTATGGTGTGAGATTTTCCAGGTCAGTGCTCCGGCGGCGGCCAGCGATAATTTGCTGACCTGTGCGGCGTGCTGTGTTTCACTCGCCTGGAGGTCTGCATCGTCCTCCATGTAATTTTTTAGAAAGGCCAGTGAAAGATCCTGCAGGCGGGTAGGGTGCATGTCCATTTTCAGTGCATATTCCATGCTGGCTCCATGTTGCTGCCAGCGCATGGCTGCCCAGCCAGGCACCAGGGCATAAGGCAGGTCCTGGTAATAATTTACAGGTATACTGTCCGCCCAGCAACGTTTTGACGCCTCAAAAACTACCAGGTGATCTACATGACCGCCTGCTGCCAGTGGAAAATAAAGTGCATCCGCCTGTACCTCCTGTGCCAATGCATGCATGCGCAAACCAACGGCAGCGGCGGTTTCCAGGCTATCCGGCGGCAGCGTTTCATGTAGCAGCAGGGTGCTGAAATTATGGTAATGCGCGTTGCGGAAGGGAGCGTCTGTAAAGCCAAGATGCACCGGTACGGCATTCAGTGCACGCACCGCATTTTCATCATCTGCACGGCGGCGGGCGTACTGCGTGCTATGGGCTTCATTTCCCTCGCTGAATACGGTGGCTATTACTACATGGTGGCCAAGTTCTGTCCACACCGCTATCTGCGCGCCACAACTTAGCACGGCATCATCCAGGTGGGGAGAGAAAACGAGGTAAGTACTCATGCCGGTATTGCTTGATGAATAATGTTTACAATTTCTGCCGCAGCGCCCGCGGGGCCTGGCTTTGCACGGAAGGATGCCGCAACCTGCTGCGCCTGTACGCGCTCCGGTGCATCACCCGCCAGTAAAGGCATCAGCATTGCCTTAAAGCGTGCTGGGGATGGATGCGGAGTGTCCAGCACAATGCCGGCTCCGGCCCTCGTTACAAACTGCGCCTGCAGGAACTGGTCATTGCACACAGGCAGCAGGGCCAATGGCACGCCGTGGGTAAGCGCCTCCATCACGGAGTTTGCACCCCCGTGGGAGATCATCAGGTCTATGTGGGGCAGCAACTGCAGCTGGGGCGCATATCCCACGGCTATCACATTTTCCGGCAGTGTGGCCGCAAACGGTGTGTGCAGCAATTCATTGATGGCAAAGATCAGCTGCACATTTTCATCCTTCAATGCCAGGGCTACAGTCTCAAACAGGTGGGGATGATGGTAGACCTGGCTGCCCATGGACATATACACTTTCCGTTTACTTGTGTCCAGCAGGTGAAAGGGAAACTCCGTTTCATCGCCCCGGGCCTGCAACGGGAGGCTATGCCCTGCATAGTAAGAAAAATCATTGCCGCAAATCTCCCGTGGCATATAGGTTTCTGTGCAGAAAACGATGTTAAGCCAGGGTGAAATAGCATCGCTTACTTTGAAGCGGGGCTGCAATCCCCGTGCTTCAAATAGGGCATTGCGCAGCGGCGCAAATGCGTGCAGCGTGTGCGTAAGTTCACATTGCCATGCGGCTGGTGTGACAGGGTTTAAAGAGGACGAAATGCCCACCCATGGGAGGTTGTGTGCATGCGCTACCAGCGCCCCGGCGTATACCATCGGATCTGTAACAATAAGGTCCGGGGCAAATTCCT encodes the following:
- a CDS encoding PIG-L deacetylase family protein — translated: MSTYLVFSPHLDDAVLSCGAQIAVWTELGHHVVIATVFSEGNEAHSTQYARRRADDENAVRALNAVPVHLGFTDAPFRNAHYHNFSTLLLHETLPPDSLETAAAVGLRMHALAQEVQADALYFPLAAGGHVDHLVVFEASKRCWADSIPVNYYQDLPYALVPGWAAMRWQQHGASMEYALKMDMHPTRLQDLSLAFLKNYMEDDADLQASETQHAAQVSKLSLAAAGALTWKISHHTFNRRRVCVATTYLQQKINAIRYYATEWPVLFGPAEQDIENTLRTNVNDYTEIYWTLNR
- a CDS encoding glycosyltransferase, with product MCNKKILIVTIPEKGHINPMIGVAQHLQQMGYHLGFFSQVDLTPQLRKAGLEGPVFFDPEPVNIDPQFITKGADFVQKLADKSWLRQWIKTLLINAVPHQVQLLEKVVQEFAPDLIVTDPMVYAGALVAHAHNLPWVGISSSLNPVTPAAWQCELTHTLHAFAPLRNALFEARGLQPRFKVSDAISPWLNIVFCTETYMPREICGNDFSYYAGHSLPLQARGDETEFPFHLLDTSKRKVYMSMGSQVYHHPHLFETVALALKDENVQLIFAINELLHTPFAATLPENVIAVGYAPQLQLLPHIDLMISHGGANSVMEALTHGVPLALLPVCNDQFLQAQFVTRAGAGIVLDTPHPSPARFKAMLMPLLAGDAPERVQAQQVAASFRAKPGPAGAAAEIVNIIHQAIPA